The DNA region TCCTGAGTGTTGAAGTCATCGAAGGAGTTCCAATTCTAAAAGCAATATTATTCTTAATCTTAAGTGTGGGAGGCTTTTTAGCATATAAAGCGCTCTCAGCGAAGACAACGATAGATGGAATGAGTGAGGAGGAGTTTTTGGCACTCTTAAAAGCCCAAGAAAAGGAGGAGAAGAAACAGAAAAAGAGAAGCAAAAAGCTCAACGACTATTACAAGGTTTTATACTCAAGGCTCATCAAAACCTATAGACTCAAAAGGAGCACGACCCCAAGGGAGCTCTTAGCCCGGGTCAAAGATGAGCCCTTCGTAGGGGATTTAGCCATCGCAACGATACTCCACGAGAAGTACACATACTCAAAGAAAAGACTCAGCTCAAACGAGATTATCGAGTTCATAAGGTCTGTGGGCAGAACGTTATTAGGGTTTTTAGTGAGGGATGAGCTGTGAGAGGGGTCGCTTATGGCATATTACTGGCACTCGGCATCTTCATGCTCATAATGCCGCTATCCCTTCCATTGTTCATGACAAACGCAGAGTTCAGCGTTTTGAATCCCCGCTGGAATGGATGCTCCAGCTTTGGGAAGTTGCTTTACAATGAGTCTAAACCAACCCCAATAGTGTCCCCCTTTGACTCCTTCGGCCTCGGAAGTAAAGAAGGAGCACTGATAATAATCGGGCCGGATTTGGGGTATTCACAAGGGGAAATTTTGGAGATCAAAGCATTTCTAGAGAACGGCGGGACTTTGGTTTTGATGGACGACTTTGGAACAGGCAATGAGATCTTGGAAGGCCTCAATCTAACCGTGAGGTTTGCAAAAGAGCCGTTCTTGGATATCTTCTACTACAAAAATGAGAACTTCCCGCAGCTCGTCAAGATTTTGGATCCGGCTTTGGGCAAAGGAGTGGACAAGATCGTGCTGAATGTACCCTCATCTCTTTTAAACACCCAGGGCGATATATACACGAGTAAAGTGACCATCCTAGGGAAGAACCAGAGAGAATATCCAATAATGACCGAGCTGAGCTATGGAAATGGAAGGATAATCCTATTTTCCGACCCAAGCGTGTTCA from Palaeococcus pacificus DY20341 includes:
- a CDS encoding DUF4350 domain-containing protein, translated to MRGVAYGILLALGIFMLIMPLSLPLFMTNAEFSVLNPRWNGCSSFGKLLYNESKPTPIVSPFDSFGLGSKEGALIIIGPDLGYSQGEILEIKAFLENGGTLVLMDDFGTGNEILEGLNLTVRFAKEPFLDIFYYKNENFPQLVKILDPALGKGVDKIVLNVPSSLLNTQGDIYTSKVTILGKNQREYPIMTELSYGNGRIILFSDPSVFINDMYKINEQFIRNFVEYINADRIYIDEAHHSNFNIYQQGYIRVKRVIDREKIFYIFLTVAVIALIIESGLALNLAEKIANLISKFIPKEEKKSIEDIVASLSKEGYDEKVLLKMIGEIETGKKLGGEK